A part of Pseudanabaena sp. BC1403 genomic DNA contains:
- the devC gene encoding ABC transporter permease DevC, whose amino-acid sequence MLRKLLRKTPLAWLQLTHNKVRFVVALSGIAFADILMFVQLGFEGALYDSAMKPYRELIQADLAIASTQFQTLISTPSFQRDRLYQTLAHPQVKSVSPLYISAAGQWRNPETRQNRAILIWGVDAGNPSVNLPDPAQQIPQIQQLDRVLFDRAGRPEYGDVANMFMQKGELEAQLNNKLVQVGGLFEVGSSFAADGNIITSDATFLRLFPDRRSDRIEMGLIHLKEGADVQQVKRELAILLSDDMRVLTTEEWAGVEKSYWETGTSIGFIFGLGVAMGFIVGIVIVYQILYSDVSEHLAEYATLKAMGYSDRFLLSILFQEALLLACLGFLPSFLLSVGLYQVTYAATMLPIKMTLERAASVFVMTVVMCTVSGAIAMRKIQTADPADIF is encoded by the coding sequence ATGCTCCGTAAATTATTAAGAAAAACACCTCTTGCTTGGCTCCAACTGACTCACAATAAAGTTCGCTTTGTCGTGGCGCTATCGGGTATTGCCTTTGCCGATATCTTGATGTTCGTACAGTTGGGATTTGAAGGAGCGCTCTATGATTCGGCGATGAAGCCCTATCGCGAACTGATTCAGGCGGATTTAGCGATCGCAAGTACTCAGTTCCAAACCCTCATCTCTACGCCGAGTTTTCAACGCGATCGCCTTTACCAAACCCTTGCCCATCCCCAAGTTAAATCTGTTTCTCCACTTTATATTTCCGCTGCGGGTCAATGGCGCAATCCTGAAACTCGCCAAAATCGAGCGATTCTCATTTGGGGAGTTGATGCGGGTAATCCAAGCGTCAACTTACCCGATCCCGCCCAACAAATTCCACAAATTCAGCAACTCGATCGCGTTCTCTTCGATCGCGCTGGTCGTCCCGAATATGGTGATGTTGCCAATATGTTTATGCAAAAGGGTGAACTGGAAGCCCAGCTAAATAATAAATTGGTGCAGGTTGGCGGACTGTTTGAGGTTGGTTCTTCCTTTGCGGCGGATGGCAATATTATCACCAGTGATGCGACTTTTTTACGTTTATTTCCAGACCGACGCAGCGATCGCATTGAGATGGGACTAATTCATCTCAAAGAAGGAGCCGACGTTCAGCAAGTCAAAAGGGAACTTGCTATCCTGTTATCTGATGATATGCGCGTTCTGACTACCGAAGAATGGGCAGGTGTCGAAAAAAGCTATTGGGAAACGGGAACCAGTATTGGCTTCATCTTTGGTTTGGGCGTGGCAATGGGCTTTATTGTCGGCATCGTGATTGTCTATCAAATTCTCTATTCCGATGTCTCGGAACACCTTGCGGAATATGCCACTCTCAAGGCGATGGGCTACAGCGATCGCTTTCTCTTGAGCATCCTTTTTCAAGAAGCTCTTTTGTTGGCTTGTCTGGGGTTTCTACCTAGTTTCCTACTTTCTGTCGGACTCTATCAAGTTACCTACGCCGCCACGATGTTACCCATAAAAATGACGCTAGAACGCGCCGCTTCTGTCTTTGTGATGACTGTGGTCATGTGTACGGTTTCGGGTGCGATCGCCATGCGAAAAATTCAAACTGCCGATCCTGCTGATATTTTCTAA
- a CDS encoding N-acetyltransferase: MNILNDKMNVRNEEPQILSLQQSQISVAAKMMATTFFPDPLSCYLIPSERHRLEILEKAWRKTINHDIHLGHVYCSGQEHSDTSASMNAQLLGIASWLPPNVKSPSLLESLPLIFEIFLQGGFRSTSRVLNTLTKTEAYRLRDCPTPHWYLEGLAVSPNAQGKGIGGLLLQPVLQQADRQGEICYLFTSTDRAVKFYQRHGFVVRDELRVLNDAPPLWMMMRSPQA, encoded by the coding sequence ATGAATATTCTCAATGACAAAATGAATGTTAGGAATGAAGAGCCGCAAATCCTTTCTCTTCAACAATCTCAAATTTCTGTTGCCGCAAAAATGATGGCGACAACATTCTTTCCCGATCCCCTATCTTGCTATCTCATTCCCAGTGAACGCCATCGCTTAGAAATCCTCGAAAAAGCTTGGCGCAAAACGATAAATCATGACATTCATTTAGGACATGTCTATTGCAGTGGTCAAGAACATAGCGATACTTCGGCTTCGATGAACGCTCAACTATTAGGGATTGCTAGTTGGTTGCCTCCTAACGTCAAGTCACCTTCATTATTAGAATCACTTCCCTTAATTTTTGAAATATTTCTACAGGGCGGTTTTCGTTCTACAAGCCGAGTACTTAACACCTTGACCAAAACGGAAGCCTATCGCCTGCGTGACTGTCCAACCCCGCACTGGTATCTAGAGGGATTAGCCGTATCACCGAACGCGCAAGGCAAAGGGATTGGCGGCTTGCTATTGCAGCCCGTTCTACAGCAAGCCGATCGCCAAGGTGAGATTTGCTATCTCTTTACTTCCACCGATCGCGCCGTAAAATTCTATCAACGGCATGGATTTGTGGTGCGCGATGAATTACGAGTTCTCAATGATGCACCTCCCTTATGGATGATGATGCGATCACCTCAAGCTTAA
- a CDS encoding HlyD family efflux transporter periplasmic adaptor subunit produces the protein MTSQSFFNSRHLWLGGIFIATLATGISIYSVVSSSKPNIPNNTPAIASAPLPVTALGRLEPEGEVMRLAAPVVLDGDRLKELRVQVGDRVKAGQIIAVLDASDRFADEVAQAKAQVEIAQAELARVRAGAKQSEIQAQEATIVRLQADLRGGDAAQSATISRWQSEVRTAETELARFQQLYAQGAVSSSVLDTKRLTAETTRAQLQEALSNRDRLANTLQAQVLEATSTRDRIAEVRPVDIATKAREVDSAIAALKRAETNLAQAYIRAPRDGQVLKIRTRLGEKVSNDGIVELGATDRMVAVLEIYQTEIDRVKVGQSATITGQAFQGEVKGIVSQVGLQVERQRQATNQAGENLDRRVIEVKVRLSPEDSRRVAAFTNLQVQGKIQLSSTN, from the coding sequence ATGACATCTCAATCTTTCTTTAACTCCCGCCATCTTTGGCTTGGGGGGATTTTCATTGCGACTCTAGCTACAGGAATTTCTATTTATAGCGTTGTCTCTTCGAGCAAGCCTAATATTCCGAATAATACTCCAGCGATCGCAAGTGCGCCTCTGCCCGTAACGGCACTGGGTCGATTAGAACCAGAAGGAGAAGTCATGCGTTTAGCGGCTCCTGTTGTTCTAGATGGCGATCGCCTAAAGGAATTGCGTGTCCAAGTAGGCGATCGGGTGAAAGCAGGGCAAATTATCGCCGTACTAGATGCTAGCGATCGCTTTGCTGATGAAGTGGCGCAAGCCAAGGCACAGGTGGAGATCGCTCAAGCAGAACTCGCCAGAGTTAGGGCTGGCGCAAAACAATCGGAAATACAAGCTCAAGAAGCAACAATCGTGCGCTTGCAAGCAGATTTGCGCGGTGGCGATGCAGCCCAGTCTGCGACTATTTCTCGATGGCAATCGGAAGTTCGCACTGCTGAGACAGAGTTGGCGCGTTTTCAACAACTCTATGCCCAAGGCGCAGTTTCTTCTTCAGTTTTAGATACTAAACGCCTCACGGCGGAAACAACTCGCGCTCAGTTACAGGAAGCTCTGAGCAACCGCGATCGCCTTGCTAATACCCTCCAAGCCCAAGTTCTTGAAGCAACTAGTACTCGCGATCGCATTGCCGAAGTTCGACCCGTAGATATTGCCACCAAAGCAAGAGAAGTAGACAGTGCGATCGCTGCTCTCAAACGGGCAGAGACTAACCTTGCCCAAGCTTATATTCGTGCTCCTAGAGATGGACAAGTCCTCAAAATCCGCACGCGATTAGGGGAAAAGGTTAGCAATGACGGCATCGTCGAATTAGGCGCAACCGATCGCATGGTAGCCGTGCTAGAAATCTATCAAACGGAGATCGATCGCGTCAAAGTTGGACAATCCGCAACAATTACAGGACAAGCATTTCAAGGCGAAGTAAAGGGTATTGTTTCTCAAGTTGGTTTACAAGTTGAACGTCAGCGCCAAGCAACAAACCAAGCAGGAGAGAATCTCGATCGCCGCGTGATTGAGGTCAAGGTACGTTTAAGCCCAGAGGATAGCCGCCGCGTAGCTGCTTTTACCAACTTACAAGTTCAAGGCAAGATCCAGCTTTCATCCACAAATTAA
- a CDS encoding TetR/AcrR family transcriptional regulator — translation MAEALEVGKRSRSATRESLLNAAGEVVLRFGADALTLDAVAKEAGVSKGGLLYHFPNKEALLTSMVANLIAEFEQLLELELTREGDLTAKGAWLRAYIRAGDAFDCQSAAIQSGLLAAVAKDSKLLQPYQEASIRWHQQVSNCGIAPLKAGVILLASDGLSWNQLLGLNCISDEERSQVIAELIRMTYTDD, via the coding sequence ATGGCAGAGGCTTTAGAGGTAGGCAAGCGATCGCGATCGGCGACGCGAGAATCACTGCTCAATGCAGCAGGTGAAGTCGTTTTGCGCTTTGGGGCTGACGCTTTGACCCTTGATGCAGTTGCTAAAGAAGCTGGCGTAAGTAAAGGCGGATTGCTCTATCATTTCCCTAATAAAGAAGCTCTACTGACGAGTATGGTCGCAAACCTGATCGCCGAGTTCGAGCAATTATTAGAGCTAGAACTCACTCGCGAAGGTGATCTCACCGCCAAAGGTGCTTGGTTACGGGCTTACATCAGGGCTGGAGATGCATTCGATTGTCAGAGTGCTGCAATTCAATCTGGATTGCTAGCGGCTGTCGCGAAGGATAGTAAACTCCTGCAACCATACCAAGAAGCTTCAATACGGTGGCATCAGCAAGTTAGTAATTGTGGTATTGCTCCACTCAAGGCAGGGGTAATTCTCTTAGCTTCGGATGGACTTTCTTGGAATCAGTTACTAGGGCTTAACTGCATTTCTGATGAGGAGCGATCGCAGGTAATTGCCGAACTAATTCGGATGACTTATACCGATGACTGA
- a CDS encoding AAC(3)-I family aminoglycoside N-acetyltransferase, producing MTSSELFSICQLSANELALMEELLGVFGEAFEEVDTYSSSCPSDAYLKRLLSSDYFIALAALKNGAVVAGLAAYELQKFEQERSEIYIYDLAVAAEHRREGIATALIQELKKIAVARAAYVIFVQADHGDDPAIALYTKLGVREDVLHFDIAVDDNSYHQKI from the coding sequence ATGACATCTTCTGAACTATTTAGCATTTGTCAGCTTTCCGCCAATGAATTGGCACTTATGGAAGAATTATTGGGTGTCTTTGGTGAAGCTTTTGAGGAAGTTGATACCTATAGCTCATCTTGTCCAAGCGATGCGTATCTCAAGCGTTTACTAAGTAGCGATTATTTCATCGCCCTTGCAGCCTTAAAAAATGGAGCAGTAGTTGCAGGTCTCGCCGCTTATGAACTTCAGAAATTTGAACAAGAGCGAAGTGAAATTTATATTTACGATCTGGCTGTAGCAGCAGAGCATCGACGGGAAGGAATAGCTACGGCATTAATTCAGGAATTAAAGAAAATTGCTGTTGCGCGAGCAGCCTACGTTATTTTTGTACAAGCAGATCATGGAGATGACCCTGCGATCGCACTCTATACAAAGCTTGGTGTACGTGAAGATGTGCTTCATTTCGACATTGCTGTTGACGATAATAGCTATCATCAAAAAATTTAA